In Parabacteroides sp. FAFU027, the genomic stretch GGTTGCGATGACCAGCCCGACTATGAGACCGTTTTACAAAGCCTCTCGCCCGATTTACCGCCGCTGGAAGAACTTCAAACCCGATTAAAAGATTTCCCATCCATCCTTTTCGGCATTGAAACCGCTCTTTGGGATCTGCAAAACGGAGGTAACAGAATCATACACCCATCCGCATTCAGCGAAGGAGAAGATTACATCCGCATCAACGGACTCATCTGGATGGGAACGAAAGAAGAGATGCGCGCACAAATCATCGAGAAGCTTGAAAAGGGATTTTCCTGCATCAAACTCAAGATCGGTGCCATTGATTTCGAAGCGGAGATGGATTTATTGCAATCTATCCGCAAAGAGTTCTCTGCCGACCGTATCGAATTGCGGGTAGATGCCAACGGAGCCTTCTCACCGGAGGATGCACTGCATAAGCTGGAGCGCTTATCGAAGCTTAATCTCCACTCCATCGAGCAGCCCATCAAGGCCGAACAATGGGAAGCCATGGCACACCTCTGCGAACAGACGCCTCTCCCTATCGCACTGGATGAAGAGCTGATTGGGATAAACAATCCGGAACGCAAAGCGCTTTTACTGGATACAATCAAGCCGCAATACATTATATTAAAGCCCAGCCTGCATGGAGCTTTCATCGGCAGCAGCGAATGGATTGATTTAGCCAATGAGCGCGGAATCAACTGGTGGATTACCTCTGCATTAGAGTCTAATGTCGGTCTGAATGCCATCGCGCAATGGTGTTATACCTTACAAAATCCAATGCCACAGGGGTTGGGTACGGGATTGCTTTATACCAATAACTTCCCCTCCCCTCTTACGCTGGAAGGCGAACAGTTATTTTACAAGAAAGAGAATCTGTGGGATCTTTCATTGTTGACGGCACACAAATAATAAGGATTATTTATTGATTTAGAAAATTCGTCGAAAGTAAAACCTAACAGGTTTTGAAAACCTGTTAGGTTTACTCTCAATATATCATTCTACAATTTATTGAAGAATAAATGCAACTGACCATAAACCAAACAACATATTCCCGGGAGCAATTCCCCGCTCTGATTGAAGAGAAAAAGCAGCAGCAACTCCCCGAATGGGAAGCAGCATTCTTCGCTTTTCTCGAGAAATGGATGGATAACAACGATACCGTCCCCGGACAAACATCCGGTTCTACAGGCACGCCCAAAAATATCGCGCTTTCGAAACAAAGTATGATGGCTTCGGCTCGTTTAACCAACGACTATTTCAAATTAAAAGAGGGTGACACTATTTCAATGTCGCTTTCTGCCAATTATATCGCTGGTAAAATGATGATAGTGCGTGCCTGGATTTCCAATCTTCATCTCATTGTCTGCGAACCCGCCTCAATGCCTGAAATACCTCAACGGGTAAAGTTTGGAGCTATGGTCCCCATGCAAGTAGAGAAACTGATGAGCAGCGAATCGGGTCGGGAAGCGTTGGAACAAATCGAAATCCTGATTATCGGTGGTAGCGCCATTCCATACGCGCTTGAGCAACGTCTAAAGGAAATCTCGACCGTCTGCTATTGCACTTATGGGATGACGGAAACTGTTTCACACATCGCACTGCGCCGCATAAACGGATCAGAGGCAAGCGAAGAATATTTTGCCTTAGGAAATGTCCGCTTCGAACTGGATGAACGGGGATGCCTGGTCATCTTTGCCCCGCATTTGCAGGCTGAACCTTTCGTGACGAATGATTTGGTGGAATTATCTTCGCCTTACCGCTTTCGCTGGATGGGACGCTTCGACAATGTTATCAATTCGGGCGGCATCAAGCTCTTCCCCGAAACGATTGAGCAGAAACTTTCGCCCGCAATCCCTCAACGCTTTTTCCTGACTGCCTTATCTGACGAAATATTGGGACAAAAGTTGGCATTGGTCATTGAAGGGGAATTATATACCGAAGCTGAGACTCTTATATTGCAGGAATACATTTCAAATTATCTCTCTAAATACGAAAAGCCCCGCCAAATCATTTTCAAAAAACGATTTAACGAGACTTCTACCGGGAAAGTGAAACGGGAAATATAGTTTTTTACCACAAAGACACTAAGTTCACTTAACAACACTAAGACTTAGTGATTCTATGTGTTCTTAGTGCCTTAGTGGTTAATGCTTTCATACAAATCCGCACTCCTCAATATCTTTAAATCCATTGAGGAAATCCGTCACATTCATCCGTTTCTTTCCGGCCAATTGCAACGAAAGAATACGAACGAAGCCTTCATTGACCGCAACCTCCAGTGTATGCTTGCCATCGGTACGAACCGAACCGTTATCAAGGTCATGCTCTTCAAAAACCTTTTCCGTCTCGAATATTTTCACCGCATGAATAGTGCCATCGGCAGCTACCAGTTCACTCCACGCTGCTGGATAAGGAGAAAGTCCGCGTACAAAGTTGAAAACCGAAGTCACATCCTTATTCCAGTCGATGCGACAAGTCTCTTTGAAGATTTTTGGTGCCGGACGGAGTTCTTTGACGTTCTTCGCCATTTCTTCCTGCGGAATCGGAGTCAGGTTACCTTCAATTACGGCATCCACTGTTTGACAAACCAGTTTTGCGCCTGTCATCATCAACGCATCATGCACTGTTCCGGCATTGTCATTTTCAGAAATAGCAACTTTCTCCTGGAAAATCACGTTTCCGGTATCGATTTCGTGCGTCAGGAAGAATGTAGTGATTCCGGTCTCTTTATCTCCGTTAATCACAGCCCAGTTAATCGGAGCCGCACCGCGGTATTGCGGCAATAACGAAGCGTGCAAATTGAACGTGCCCAATCGCGGCATATTCCACACCACCTCAGGCAACATGCGGAAAGCTACAACAATTTGCAGGTCTGCATTCCACGCCTTCAACGCCTCCAAAAACTCAGGGTCTTTCAGTTTTTCGGGCTGAAGCAGTGGTAAATTCTGTTCCAGCGCATATTGTTTCACCGGAGAGAACTGAATCTTGTGTCCGCGACCAGCGGGTTTGTCTGGCATTGTAATTACACCCACGACATTGTATCCACCTTCGACCAATGCTTTCAGACTTTCCACAGCAAAGTCGGGCGTACCCATATATACGATTCTAAGATCTTGTTTTGTCATTGCTATACCTATATTATTAGTATTCATCCTCAAATTTTCAAATCCGCTAATTCTCAAATTATCCTAATCTTCCGAATAATGCACCAGCACTTTCCGGTAAGAATTGAATATTTTCGATTTGGAGACGAAACCGACGTAATGTCCCTCTTCATCCACCACCGGGAGGTTCCAGGCTTGCGTTGCATCAAAGAGCTTCATTACCTTTTCCATCGGCATACCTATGCGGACTTTGGCCATTGGCGTTACCATCAGCTTACGCACCGTAAATCGCTCATACAATTCCGGACGGAACATAATATTGCGGATATCATCGAGCAGTACCATTCCCAACATCATGTTGTCTTTATCCACCACCGGATAAATATTCCGGGAAGAACGGGAAATAACCTTGACCAAATCCGATAATAACATCTCCGGCTCAACCGCTTCAAAGTCTTTTTCAATCACGGCATCCATCTTCAGCAAAGTCAAGACAGTTTTATCCTTGTGGTGGGTTAGCAACTCACCTTTTTGAGCCAGACGCATCGCGTAGATATTATTTGGTTCAAATAATTTGATGGTTGCAAATGCCGAAGCCGAAACAATCATCAGCGGAAGGAAGAGGTTGTATCCTCCGGTCAGCTCTGCAATCAGGAAGATACCGGTCAACGGTGCGTGCATAACAGCCGACATAATCCCAGCCATCCCCATCAGCGCAAAATTCTTTTCCGGTAAATAAACTGACTTTCCAAAAAAGTTGATGACGTGAGAAAATCCGAATCCGGTCATTGCTCCCAGGAAAAGACTAGGAGCAAAAATACCCCCTACTCCACCACCTCCGTTGGTTGCAGCGCTAGCAAATACTTTACACAAGATGATCAGGGTAATATACCCCATGAATATCCAGAAATTGTCGCGGTAATTATAAAAGAAACTACCATCGGCCAGTTTATCAATCTGGTTATTCAGTAGAGCGGTAATGGTTTCATATCCTTCACCGTAGAGCGGTGGTAAAAGGAAAATCAGCAAACTCAGCAAGATTGCCCCGAAAGCAAACTTCTTGTAGGGATGATCCAGTTTTCGGAAAACGCCCTCTATCCGGTTCATTGCTTTGGTAAAATAGAGGGAAACAAGTCCACACGCTATACCTAAAAGTAAAACATAGGGTATTCGCTCAATCCGAAAGGTTTCGGTTTGCATAAACTGGAACATCGCATCCGTTCCGTTGAATGCATACGAGACAGTTACCGCTGTTACCGAAGAAATCAAGAGAGGTAAAATGGATGTGGTAGTCAGGTCAAGCATTAAGACTTCCAGCGTAAATACCATTCCCGCAATCGGAGACTTAAAGATGCCGGAAATAGCAGCCGCAGCTCCGCACCCCAGCAACAACATCAATGTACGTGGCTCAACTTTGAAGAAACGTCCCAGGTTAGAGCCAATTGCTGCTCCGGTATATACAATCGGTGCCTCCGCTCCTACAGACCCACCGAAACCGATGGTAATCGCACTGGTGAAAATCGACGAGTAAGTATTATGCAGTTTAATACGGCTGTTCCGTTTTGCAAATGCGTAAAGAATACGCGTTACCCCGTGACTGATATCGTCTTTCACGATGTTACGCACCACCCAACCGGTAATAAAAATCCCCAGAGCAGGAAATACCAGATAAATGAAGTTGGCATTCCGGATGTCCGTTCTGTCAATAATCAATGAATGGATTTCGTGAATCAGAAACTTTAGAAATACTCCGGACAACGCAGCAAAAACGCCAATCAGAAAACTGATAATCAGGATAAATGTCCGCTCACTGATATGTTTTTGTCTCCAAAGGAGAAAATGTAGGTACCAATCTTTTGTAACCATAATCAACTAAATTCCTCTCCCTGTGAAAACCGTGCGAATCGTGTAAATCAGGATTTTCAAATCAATAAAAAGGGAGATATTTTCTATATAAATAATGTCATATTCAAGACGTTTAATCATCTCATCAACAGTTGTAGCATATCCATATTTCACCATACCCCAAGAGGTAATACCTGGCTTTACCTTGTGAAGAAGATAATAGAAAGGAGCCTTTTGTACAATCTGATCAATGAAATATTTCCGTTCAGGTCTCGGCCCAACGATCGACATATCGCCCTTCAGTACGTTCCAGAACTGAGGCAATTCATCGAACCGATACTTTCGCATGAATTTTCCGAAAGGCGTGATCCGGTCATCATCACTACTGGATAATCGCGGTACAGATTCCTCGGCATGTTGGAACATCGAACGAAACTTGTAAATCATAAAGGGTTTGCCCAGATAACCGATACGCTCCTGTTTGTAAATTACCGGGCCTTTGGATTCCATCTTAATCCGTATAGCCAGAAAAATGAATAAGGGACTTAACAGAATTAGCAATATGAAAGAAAAAAACATATCCATCGTCTGCTTACAATTTTTCTCCCACTCCTTAAAGTTGCTGGAAGTTACATCTACTAAAGGAGTTGCATAAATGGTATCCATCTTTACCTTTCCCGAAAGCAGGTCATATTTTCCGGCAACAGCCTTCACCGGCAAATTATATTTGTATAAAGGATAAACCGTATTGAGTACCGACTCACTGTCCTGTGCATCAATCGCTACGATGATTTCCTCTATATTTTTTTCCAATATGATTTTATCCAAATCATTGAGACTACCCAACAGCAATTCATTATCCACTCTGGCTCTTTTCTGATCAACAGCCACACAGCCCAGGATGTGATAACCGATAGAACGAGGCATGGCATTAAGTTCCTTAATAATACTAGCCGCGCGCTCACCCGTACCAACGACAATCGTATTAAATCCCCATTTCCGATGATGGATATTTTCCGTCAATGACTGAGTAATAATCAGACGAAAAATATAGGTAAACAAAAACAACAACAGAAACAATGCAGACAAAAGGAGATAATAAACCGTATAATCCGTTGGCAAATCGTTGATTATAAAGATAAAGAAGAGCAGAAATGTAGCTAGAACCGAAGAATTGAACGTTATAACCAATTCTGACAAGCGGGATTTATGGAACGGTTGATTATAATATCCCGAATGATAAAAAAGGATCAAACAAAAAATGGCAGAGAATGCCTGCCCTTTTAGTACAGTTGAGTAAGTCAGAAAATCGGATAACGAATCAAATTCAACGTTGATATCTATATGAAAGCGCAAGACATTAAAAGCCAACCATGCCAATGAAACAGAGACAAAGTCGGCTAATAGATATTTCAATATTTGTTTGCGCTTCTTCACCCGTTTATTCTCTGATGATATTAATCAGACCACCTTTCCCGAGTTTGATAATGCTCGAAGGTTTGGGTTTGGACATATCGTCCTGACGGTATTTTACCACATAATCGACAGCTTCAATAATTTCAGGACTGATTTCTGAGAAGTTGGAAGGCGAAGGTGTGCCGCTAATGTTCGCAGACGTAGATACGATAGCTTTGCGGAACCGTTCACAAAGCTTTTTGGAAAATGACTCATTGGTCACCCGTATCCCCACACTACCGTCTTCAGCCAGTAAGTTTTTGGCAAGATTACGAGCACCGGAATAGATAATTGTCAACGGCTTATCAGCCAGATCAATCAAATCCCAGGCGATTTCGGGGACATCATTGACGTAGAAATCGACTTTTACCGAAGTATCCACCAGGACCAGGAGTGCTTTGCTGTCCACTCGTTTTTTGATTTCATAGACGCGTTTAACGGCTTCTTCATTGGTAGCGTCACATCCTATTCCCCAAATGGTATCGGTCGGATAGAGAATGACTCCACCCTGTTGCATTATTCGGCATGCCTCTTTGATATCTTCCTGCATATCTTCCTGTGCTTTGTTTATGCAAAAATAATACTTTAAGCCGTCTTTCCTGTAAAATTCAGAATGAACTCTAAACAAAAATGCCGGAGACTGGGAAATCTCCGGCATTCAAATATCGTTTGCTGATTCTTATTTCGCTTCTTCAGCCGCTTTTTTCAGCTTAGCCTCTTCTTTTGCCTTTTTAGCTGCAGCTTTTTTAGCAGCTTTTGCAGCGGCTTTATCGGTTGCAGTTGCTGCTTGGGTAGCATCAGCTTTTACTTCGGCTGCCTTTTCTTTCACCTCTCCCTGAGCTTTTTGATCCGCGCCTCTGGGTCCCATTCCACCTCTTGGACCCATATTTCTATTCATCTCGGTAAATTTGGCATATTGTTCAGGTGTAAGGATTGCTTTCATTTTGGCATCCTGCTCTGTTCTCATTTTTTCAAAGTTGGCACGCATTGCTTCACGATCGCCTCCGGATTGTTGTTCACGAAGCTTGCTCATCTGTGCATCCTGATCTTTATACAAAGCTTCTACTTTTGCTTTTTGCTCATCGGTCAGATTCAATTGACTGAGTCTTTCCATACGCATTTTCAGGCGTTGTTCTGGGTTTGCAGGACCGCGGTTTCCTCTTTGTTGTTGGTCTTGTGCCATTGCGCTACCAATGAATAACATCATTGCGATAGCTAAAAACATGATTTTTCTCATCGTGGAAGATTTTAAATGTTAGTTTGATAAATAAAAAACACGATTATATGACCGCTAACTTTTGGGAAGGTTTAACGGGAAAAGAAAAAATATGGAATCACTTCAACGAACAGCTGTCATTCTCCTACGAACAGATATCGTGATTCAACGAACGTTTGTCCCGGATTTGCATATCCCAGGTTTTAATTGCCTCAATAAAAAACAAAAAGGGACGTAAAGTAAAAACTCTGCGTCCCCATACTATGATTTCGGTTTTAAAACCCGATGATCTCTTTTGCTATAGAATCTACATCCAGATGACAAAGCTGATTCAACTCAGCCACCGTCCCATGTTCGACAAAATGGTCAGGCAACCCGATCCGTTTGACTTTGGGTGCATATCCGTTATCGGCAAAGAATTCAAGCACCGCCGAACCAAAACCGCCTTTGAGCATGCCGGTTTCCACGGTGATTACTTTGGTGAATTTCCTCGCAATCTCATGAAGCAGCTCTTCATCAAGCGGCTTGACAAAGACCATATCGTAATGAGCGACAGACAAGCCTTTATTCGAAGCCTGTTCAATCGCATTCTCGACATCATTGCCAATATGCCCCAATGAAAGCACCGCGACATCATTTCCCTCTTTCAACTTACGGCCTTTTCCTATAGTAATTTCCTCCATTGTATTTTCCCAATCGGCTAAGACTCCTTTTCCACGCGGGTAACGGATAACAAACGGACCCTTGTCCGGCAACTGGGCGGAGTACATCAGGTTTCGAAGCTGATGTTCATTCATTGGCGCTGCAATGGTCAGGTTGGGAATGCAACGCATGTAAGCGATATCAAACACACCGTGGTGAGTGGCTCCGTCCTCTCCGACTAATCCGGCACGATCCAGGCACATCACAACATTCAGATTCTGTAGTGCAACATCGTGAATCACCTGGTCATATCCACGCTGCATAAATGAAGAGTAGATATTGCAAAATGGGAGTAAGCCCTCTTTTGCCAATCCTGCCGAGAAAGTCACCGCATGACCTTCGGCAATCCCCACATCGAATGCTCTGCGCGGCATTTTCTCCATCATATAATTCATGGAGCAACCGGACGGCATGGCCGGTGTAATGCCAACGATTTTCTCATTCTTTTCAGCCAACTCTACAAGGGTTCTTCCAAACACCTCCTGATACAAGGGGGGCTCATGCCCTGTTTTTTTAACCAAACGTTCGCCGGTCTCTTTATTAAATACCCCCGGAGCATGCCAAACCGTTGCCGATTTCTCAGCCGGCTCAAAACCTTTACCTTTGGTCGTAATCAGGTGAATCAGCTTCGGTCCGTTCAGGTCTTTAATATCATTCAGCACCTTGATTACCTGATTGACATCATGTCCGTCAATCGGGCCAAAGTAACGTATATTGAGGCCTTCAAATATATTGTGCTGCCCAGTCAACAATGACTTGAGGCTATTATTAAAGCGAATGATGGAATCCTTGCGATCGGTATCTATGATTTTAGCCCGGCGCAGGAAGCGGTACAAATCGTAACGAATCTTATTGTAGGTCTGTGACGTGGTGAGATTTACCAGATATTCGCTTAAACCGCCCACATTCTGGTCAATCGCCATGTGATTATCATTGAGGATGATTATCAGCTTATTGGGATTGATAGAAGCATTATTTAGCCCTTCATAAGCCAATCCTCCGGTCATGGAGCCGTCACCGATGACAGCTACCACATGACGGTCGTTTTCCTCCTTCAGATCGGCAGCTACGGCCATACCCAGAGCCGCAGAAATAGAGGTTGAAGCATGTCCGGCAATGAAAGAATCATATTCGCTCTCAGCCGGATTGGGGAATCCGCTTATTCCGTGAAATTTCCGGTTGGTATGGAAAACATCCCTCCGTCCGCAGAGAATCTTGTGACCGTAAGCCTGGTGTCCGACATCCCACACAATCCGGTCGTAAGGTGTTTTGAATACATAATGCAGTGCCACGGTCATTTCCACCACGCCCAGACTGGCTGCAAAATGGCCGGGATTATTACAAAGGACATCAATGATAAAATTCCGCAACTCACCGCATACCTGCGTCAGATCTTCCTGTTTTAGTTGTCGTAAATCAGCCGGTGAGTTTATATTTTTTAGAAAACGATAAGGCATAAGTCTGATTTGTGTTGATGAAAAATGAAATAACAGTTCCCTCCTCTGGATCTGTTACTTCACAAACTGAACGGCAACCCAACGGTTTTTCTCCCAATGCGTAATAAAGGTCAACCCGTTTTTCTCTGCTTCTTCTTTAATCATCGGGATATCTTCAACATAAAATCCACTCATATAAAGTTGTGAACCGTCAGTCATGCAGGCGGCATAATGCTGAATGTCCTGCAAAAGGATATTCCGGTTAATGTTGGCTAGTATCACTTCGTACTTTTCTGCCCCAAGAAGTTCAGCGCCGCCTAACTTAACAGTAATATCCGAGACTTGGTTCAATCGGATATTCTCCAGGGAGTTTTCGTATGCCCATTCGTCAATATCAATAGCAACGACAGGCGAAGCCCCTTTCATGCGGGCAAGGATGGCCAAAACAGCCGTACCACATCCCATATCGAGAAAGGATTTTCCGGTAACATCCGCATCAATTAAAGCAGCCAGCATAAGACTGGTCGTTTCATGATGTCCGGTACCGAATGACATTTTAGGATCAATCAGGATATCATATTTTGCCTTTGGGGTATCCTGATGAAAAGAGCTGTGAATCACACACTGGTCTCCAATAACGATAGGCTGAAAGTAATTCTTCTCCCACTCCTCATTCCAATTTTTCGTTTCAACGGTCTGATAATTATATGAAATGCCAACCTCCATCGGGAATTCAGCTTTAGCTTCTTCCAGTAATGCTTCTGAAAAAACGGATTCAAGTACATAAGCCTTCATTTCATCCTCTGTATAGGTAAAACTTTCAAATCCTTTTTCACCTAAAATCGATGCCATAATATCAGCATATATCTCTTCTGAAGGTGTAAACTTAATGTTTACCTCAATATAATTATTCATATTTCCGTGGTTTTAGTCTCTGTATATCTTAAAAACCTGTGAAGCCGGCTTTCAATAATAGTTTGTTCGTATAAATAAAGATAAAAGCATGTTTCAGCTCTATCGGATTTGTATTTTGAATCTATCTTTGTTCAAAATAATTCACTGATCCATGCAGCAAAAAAATGACGGTTTGCATCTACTCTTTGTTCAGGCTTATTACCGACACAGCCTGCAAAAGTAAGCATTTTATTGCGAACCTTAAACTTTTTGTAAATCGGAATGTCATATAAATATAAACACTAAAACTATAGGAGATTAATCCATGAAAACTATGAAATTCTGCTCCTGGATTTTCGCTTTGATGTTTCCTGTCGCTTTAATGGGACAAAGCAATTTAATCCCTGAAGATGATATCTATTACAAACAGGGTGACGAGAATCCTATTGTTCAAAAGAAACATAAGGAGGTTACGAAACAAAATAGTAATCGCAAGACGTTAATCGTCACAGGTGTTAAAAAGGTCACCATATCCGAAGGCAGGGATATTGACGAATATAATGGCAGAAGCACCCCTGAAGAAGTTAATCCTGTGTATCAGGACTCCCTGAACCCTGTCCCTTACAACGAAGAACAAGGAGAGGAAATGGGCAACTACAATCAGGATAGCACCTACCAATATTCTGATCGTATCCGGAGATTCCATAATCCGAAGCTGAGCATCGAGATTGACAATCCTGAAAACACCAATATCTATCTGATCAACAGCAATGATTGGGACAGATGGTATTCTAATTACCAGTGGAACTATCCTTACTA encodes the following:
- a CDS encoding o-succinylbenzoate synthase translates to MLKTQFIPYQLIFKKPSGTSRGVLTTKETWFVKIWNEETPELFGLGECALFRGLGCDDQPDYETVLQSLSPDLPPLEELQTRLKDFPSILFGIETALWDLQNGGNRIIHPSAFSEGEDYIRINGLIWMGTKEEMRAQIIEKLEKGFSCIKLKIGAIDFEAEMDLLQSIRKEFSADRIELRVDANGAFSPEDALHKLERLSKLNLHSIEQPIKAEQWEAMAHLCEQTPLPIALDEELIGINNPERKALLLDTIKPQYIILKPSLHGAFIGSSEWIDLANERGINWWITSALESNVGLNAIAQWCYTLQNPMPQGLGTGLLYTNNFPSPLTLEGEQLFYKKENLWDLSLLTAHK
- a CDS encoding AMP-binding protein, translated to MQLTINQTTYSREQFPALIEEKKQQQLPEWEAAFFAFLEKWMDNNDTVPGQTSGSTGTPKNIALSKQSMMASARLTNDYFKLKEGDTISMSLSANYIAGKMMIVRAWISNLHLIVCEPASMPEIPQRVKFGAMVPMQVEKLMSSESGREALEQIEILIIGGSAIPYALEQRLKEISTVCYCTYGMTETVSHIALRRINGSEASEEYFALGNVRFELDERGCLVIFAPHLQAEPFVTNDLVELSSPYRFRWMGRFDNVINSGGIKLFPETIEQKLSPAIPQRFFLTALSDEILGQKLALVIEGELYTEAETLILQEYISNYLSKYEKPRQIIFKKRFNETSTGKVKREI
- the fmt gene encoding methionyl-tRNA formyltransferase; amino-acid sequence: MTKQDLRIVYMGTPDFAVESLKALVEGGYNVVGVITMPDKPAGRGHKIQFSPVKQYALEQNLPLLQPEKLKDPEFLEALKAWNADLQIVVAFRMLPEVVWNMPRLGTFNLHASLLPQYRGAAPINWAVINGDKETGITTFFLTHEIDTGNVIFQEKVAISENDNAGTVHDALMMTGAKLVCQTVDAVIEGNLTPIPQEEMAKNVKELRPAPKIFKETCRIDWNKDVTSVFNFVRGLSPYPAAWSELVAADGTIHAVKIFETEKVFEEHDLDNGSVRTDGKHTLEVAVNEGFVRILSLQLAGKKRMNVTDFLNGFKDIEECGFV
- a CDS encoding chloride channel protein, which gives rise to MVTKDWYLHFLLWRQKHISERTFILIISFLIGVFAALSGVFLKFLIHEIHSLIIDRTDIRNANFIYLVFPALGIFITGWVVRNIVKDDISHGVTRILYAFAKRNSRIKLHNTYSSIFTSAITIGFGGSVGAEAPIVYTGAAIGSNLGRFFKVEPRTLMLLLGCGAAAAISGIFKSPIAGMVFTLEVLMLDLTTTSILPLLISSVTAVTVSYAFNGTDAMFQFMQTETFRIERIPYVLLLGIACGLVSLYFTKAMNRIEGVFRKLDHPYKKFAFGAILLSLLIFLLPPLYGEGYETITALLNNQIDKLADGSFFYNYRDNFWIFMGYITLIILCKVFASAATNGGGGVGGIFAPSLFLGAMTGFGFSHVINFFGKSVYLPEKNFALMGMAGIMSAVMHAPLTGIFLIAELTGGYNLFLPLMIVSASAFATIKLFEPNNIYAMRLAQKGELLTHHKDKTVLTLLKMDAVIEKDFEAVEPEMLLSDLVKVISRSSRNIYPVVDKDNMMLGMVLLDDIRNIMFRPELYERFTVRKLMVTPMAKVRIGMPMEKVMKLFDATQAWNLPVVDEEGHYVGFVSKSKIFNSYRKVLVHYSED
- a CDS encoding sugar transferase translates to MKYLLADFVSVSLAWLAFNVLRFHIDINVEFDSLSDFLTYSTVLKGQAFSAIFCLILFYHSGYYNQPFHKSRLSELVITFNSSVLATFLLFFIFIINDLPTDYTVYYLLLSALFLLLFLFTYIFRLIITQSLTENIHHRKWGFNTIVVGTGERAASIIKELNAMPRSIGYHILGCVAVDQKRARVDNELLLGSLNDLDKIILEKNIEEIIVAIDAQDSESVLNTVYPLYKYNLPVKAVAGKYDLLSGKVKMDTIYATPLVDVTSSNFKEWEKNCKQTMDMFFSFILLILLSPLFIFLAIRIKMESKGPVIYKQERIGYLGKPFMIYKFRSMFQHAEESVPRLSSSDDDRITPFGKFMRKYRFDELPQFWNVLKGDMSIVGPRPERKYFIDQIVQKAPFYYLLHKVKPGITSWGMVKYGYATTVDEMIKRLEYDIIYIENISLFIDLKILIYTIRTVFTGRGI
- a CDS encoding L-threonylcarbamoyladenylate synthase, whose product is MQEDIKEACRIMQQGGVILYPTDTIWGIGCDATNEEAVKRVYEIKKRVDSKALLVLVDTSVKVDFYVNDVPEIAWDLIDLADKPLTIIYSGARNLAKNLLAEDGSVGIRVTNESFSKKLCERFRKAIVSTSANISGTPSPSNFSEISPEIIEAVDYVVKYRQDDMSKPKPSSIIKLGKGGLINIIRE
- the dxs gene encoding 1-deoxy-D-xylulose-5-phosphate synthase, which codes for MPYRFLKNINSPADLRQLKQEDLTQVCGELRNFIIDVLCNNPGHFAASLGVVEMTVALHYVFKTPYDRIVWDVGHQAYGHKILCGRRDVFHTNRKFHGISGFPNPAESEYDSFIAGHASTSISAALGMAVAADLKEENDRHVVAVIGDGSMTGGLAYEGLNNASINPNKLIIILNDNHMAIDQNVGGLSEYLVNLTTSQTYNKIRYDLYRFLRRAKIIDTDRKDSIIRFNNSLKSLLTGQHNIFEGLNIRYFGPIDGHDVNQVIKVLNDIKDLNGPKLIHLITTKGKGFEPAEKSATVWHAPGVFNKETGERLVKKTGHEPPLYQEVFGRTLVELAEKNEKIVGITPAMPSGCSMNYMMEKMPRRAFDVGIAEGHAVTFSAGLAKEGLLPFCNIYSSFMQRGYDQVIHDVALQNLNVVMCLDRAGLVGEDGATHHGVFDIAYMRCIPNLTIAAPMNEHQLRNLMYSAQLPDKGPFVIRYPRGKGVLADWENTMEEITIGKGRKLKEGNDVAVLSLGHIGNDVENAIEQASNKGLSVAHYDMVFVKPLDEELLHEIARKFTKVITVETGMLKGGFGSAVLEFFADNGYAPKVKRIGLPDHFVEHGTVAELNQLCHLDVDSIAKEIIGF
- the prmA gene encoding 50S ribosomal protein L11 methyltransferase codes for the protein MNNYIEVNIKFTPSEEIYADIMASILGEKGFESFTYTEDEMKAYVLESVFSEALLEEAKAEFPMEVGISYNYQTVETKNWNEEWEKNYFQPIVIGDQCVIHSSFHQDTPKAKYDILIDPKMSFGTGHHETTSLMLAALIDADVTGKSFLDMGCGTAVLAILARMKGASPVVAIDIDEWAYENSLENIRLNQVSDITVKLGGAELLGAEKYEVILANINRNILLQDIQHYAACMTDGSQLYMSGFYVEDIPMIKEEAEKNGLTFITHWEKNRWVAVQFVK